The sequence below is a genomic window from Lolium perenne isolate Kyuss_39 chromosome 7, Kyuss_2.0, whole genome shotgun sequence.
TAAACTCCTGTCTACTGCAATTTCTTTACAAAAAAAAGGTGTTCATTTCAATCCTCGAGTCCAATGCGGTGACTTCGCGCGCGATTGATCATACAGTACAAACATAATCATGCCTCGGGCAATTGTCTCTTTAATCAAGTGTGCTACACATCTTAATTCAGGAATTCCTAGGATTCCTGACTGGTTCATGAAAGCTGAGACAGATGGATCGATGTTGTCGGAATGGCGATCGACCAGCGGTACACGAAGACCATCATGAGCAATTAATTAATCGTAGTTGCTATATGGCGCGCTAGGCGGCGGTCGTCGGCGTGCCGGCCTCGCTCCTGGTCTCGGCGGGGCTGTACAGCGCCGACCGGCTGTTCTTGGGCCGGTTCTCCTCCAGCTGCCGGACCACCTCCGCCATGCTCGgcctcgccgccgccaccggcgCGCAGCACCCCATCGCCAGCTTCAGCGCCTGCACGAGCCCCTCCTCCGCCAGGCTCCGCACCCCCTTGGCCACCTCCGCGTCGAACACCTCCATGGTCGCCTCCTCCAGCACGGCCGCCTTCACCAGCGACGGCAGGTCGTCGCCCGCGTTGGCCGCGCAGGAGGGCTTCCTCCCCATGAGCACCTCCAGCAGCAGTATCCCGAACGCGTACACGTCCGTCCGCGGGCCGCACCGCTTCGCGGACTGCAGCTCCGGCGCCCTGTACCCGTCCGCCTTGGCCGCGGCCAGCacggcctccgccgccgccggcaccagcAGCCTGCTGCCCACCACCGTGTACTCCGTCACCCTCGCCACGAAGTACTCGTCCACCAGCACGTTCGACGACCGCACGTTGCCGTGCACCACCGGCGCCTCCCCGTGCCGCCCCTCGTGGAGGTACGCCAGCGCGCGCGCCGCGCCCAGCGCGATCTTGTGCCGCCGCGGCCACGTCAGCGCCGGCCTGCTCTCGAGCCCGCCGCCAGCATGTAGGAGGTCGTGGAGCGTGCGGTGCGGGAAGTAGTCGTACACGAGCAGCTTCTCGCCGCGCCGGCCCTGGTAGAAGGCCCTGAGCGGCACCAGGTTCTCGTGGCGCGCGCGCCCGATGCGGCGCACGGCGGGGCCGCACGACGCCGCGTCGCGGCAGCTCCCCTCGCGGAGCAGCCGCAGCTCGATGCTGCCGCCGCCGTCCGCCAGCTTGGCCTTGTAAACCGTGCAGTAGCTGGCCTTCTCCACCACCTGGCCCGTGGCGTTGAGCACCTCCTCCAGCGTGAGGTGCTCCCCGCCCTGGAACACCACCAGCTTCCCCTCGCCGCCCTCTCCCTCCTCCGTCTCCTCCCCGCCCTCCTCCGCCGCGCGCCGCACCCTGTTCCGCCGCCACCGCCCCTGCGCCCACCCGATGCACACCGAGGCCGCCACGACGATCCCGGCCATGAGCCCGATGACCACCCCCGCGACGCCGCCGGAGCTGAGCCCCGAGGGGGACACGCACGGCTGGCGCAGCGGCTGGCCGCACAGCGCCGGGCCGTTCCCGAGGAACGACTCCTCGGTGAATGCGGAGGCCGAGAACGCCGGAGGCAGCGGGCCGGAGAAGTTGTTGTAGGAGAGGTTGAGCATCTGGAGGCTTCTCATCGCGGCGAGGGACTCCGGGACGGGCCCGGAGAGGCGGTTCCCGCCGAGGTCGAGGCGCTGGAGGCCGCGGAAGGCCGTGAGGAAGGACGGGAAGCCGCCCGAGAAGCGGTTGGCGCCAAGGTCGAGCAGGCGGAGGCTGTCGCAGGTGCCGTTGGGCCCCGCCGGCGCGGGGATGGCCCCGGAGAGCGCGTtgccgtggaggcggagctcgGCGAGGCGGTCGCAGAGGTTCCAGATGGAGGGCGGGAGCGCGCCGGAGAGCGCGTTGCCGGCGAGGTCGAGCGTCGAGAGGGCCGGCGCGTTGCCGAGCTCGAGGGGGATGACGCCGGAGAGGGCGTTGGCGGCGAGGTAGACGGACTCGAGGGCCGGGAAGGCGCCGAGCTCCGGCGGGAGGCGGCCGGCGAGCGCGGCCGCGGGGAGGCGGATGGAGGCGAGGAGGAGCGCGGCGTCGCGGGAGAGCGAGAGGTTGGCCCGCGCGGCGGCGGTGTCGCAGCGGAGGGGCTCGCCCGCGGGCGTGGACCAGCGCAGCCCGCGCCAGAGGCAGAGCGGTGTGGAGGCGTTCCAGGTGGCGAGCTGCGCGTTGGGGACGGAGCCCTGCAGCGCCGGCTTGAGCTTGCCGAGGAGGAGGGCGACGTCGCCGGAGGACGCGACGGCCAACGGGATGAAGCCGGCGAAGAGGAGCAGCAGCACTGCGCGTGCCGTTGCAGTATGCATCTTTACGAAATCCTGTGCAAGGGAAGCTAGCCAGATCATCAGTGATGAAGCCGGGAGTGGAGTGGCAAGTGAGTGAAGCGCGAGACGTAAATATAGCTAAGCTGGAGTGGAGTAGCGAGGAAGAAGAAAGCGAGGCAGAGCAGCTTGGGGTGGTCGGTCGTATCGTCTTTGTGAATGTTCTCCCTCCGTTTGGATCGATGGCTAGCTTTCCCCGCACACCAGCTCAGTGGCCGGCTGACTGACACACGCGCACTTGGTCGTCGTTGTGTTTGCAGCAAGGTCAGCATTGCAGCCACTACTACGCGCTCTACAGTATCGCATACATCATCGTCTTCCTACGTACGTACTACCTGTCTTTCTCCCTGCGCTCTACGTGTGAAATGTCCAAGGAACAGTGGAACAGTCGGCTCACGTGTACGTACTGCAGGCTTGCTAGTAGTGGATTAGTTCCGACATGAGCATGGGAGCATGTGATCCAGCAGCTAGGAGATAGTCAAGTGTCAAAGTGTGCGTGCACGCAGCACGCACGCCAACTTAAGGAGCAGGAGTAATTTACTTGCACCAAGGTCTAGCACGTACTGTGGTCTGTAGTTAGCCGTCGATTTCTTGCCCTTGGCCACAAGTCAAACAAATCGTCCACCACAAGATTCTTTTTTGCGATCTGCACGTATTTGCACGATGCTTTCATGCTTCCATGGTCCATCGTGCAATCAATCCAGTAGGGCTACAAATGCACAACTTTAGCATTTTCTTTATAGAATACTTATTTTAAAGTACTTCTCCCGATTCATATTACTAAAGTAAGTTTAGATGCATCTAATTTGGTGGTAACTAATATGGATCGAAGTGAGTACCATTTATCTGTGACCGCTAACAATATGTGTAACTAACATGCTTCATCCATAAGAACTAGTTCACGTTATTCAATAAGTATAAACCCTCGAAAATGACAATGGTCGAAGGTAATGCCAGTGTGATGTGGTCTATTAGCAGCATGGAAAATATGATGCTGCTGGAATCAGGCATGCATAACTCCTACTACACATACATATGCATGCCACTTCAGCATCAAACGAGATAAATtctataggatttctgaaatatTCGAACTTTAGTTTTTTTTCTCACAATTGATCGTTTGACTCACGTGATTAGAATCCttgggaaattattttcctcaaggagTCATTTGTAACATATTTTGCACGGAATTCTcacactcaaacttcttgtcatAACTAATTTGTTTATCATGCGTTGTGGAACACTCTTTCATTCAAATTCAAGTAGTTTATCAATCATGTAGGATTCCGTTCTGATCGTATGTTTATCTTATTCCCTTGTTAATTTAGTGGCCTCATGGTAAAGCATAAAATTTTAAATATGATACAAAGAGGTGGCACAACCGAAGGCTAACTACCATATAAAAGGCATGGTTATTATAAATAAGGACTGACACATTCGGTGGCCTATTGATTTAGGGTATTTGTATTGGAAGACTTTTCACGGCCATATCGGTCATATCAATGGATATGCGATGTTTCTAACGCAAATGCTACAAATTAAAATATAGAATTTAAATTTCCAAAAAATATTTAGATAATGCATATGGGCAAAGAAACAAACATAATGTACTTCTTGTGCTAAAAACGGGAATTTTGTGAGCACTCTCTATGTATTTCCTAATCACACTGTAATAAATTTGAATAATATGCTTGCCATTAGCATCGGAGCTTGACGGTGATTGGTGAGTGAGCCAATCTAAGTTGAGGGAGCCAAGAATACGATCCACTCTTTTCGGTATTTCAGTTGTAGAATTTTAAGTAATCTTTAGAATTTAAGCCTAACAATTAATAGTATTCTTATAATTTTTCATGCCACGGTGTGTTTGTGGCAGGGAGGGGGGCTGGCCCCCTTTGGTCCTAGGGAAGTTATGGCGGTGCTTGCCATGCTCGATTTTTGTTGGATTACCGTTTAAACTTAGAGAGATGATAGTTAGTTGCAAATATGACAGAGCGTCATGGATGGCAAGAGCAAGGTGGTTATCATGCCTTAGTCGTCGACGTGCACCTTGTGCCTTGCTTACGATCCACTCTTTTCGGTTTTTCAGTTGTAACCAAAGAACTTTAAGTAATCTTTGGAATTTAAGCCTAAAAATTACTGGTATTGTTATGATTATTCCAGccgttttgggggggggggggcaatggcCCCCTTTGATCGTAGTGAAGTTCTGGTGCATGGCTAATGGTTGCCATGCTCGATTTTTGTTGGATAAAACTCTGCACTTGATTTCTCAACTTTGCACTACACCGTAGTTGTTAGCTAGTCACACAGTTGTAGCGATGACCGCTTCGTGGGATGACAATAGAACACAAAAACTAGGTGTCTCCATCTCTCGCCACTTTGTTCAGTTTCAGCAAGGACAAAAGTTTCTATAATACTATTGTACAAGAAATGCATTATATGGAATTAATAATTTAAAATTCATATGTCAACAATAATTAATACTACCTCTCATCTGATTAAATCGACACAGAGTTGTGCAGTAGTATGTGGTATCCGCGTCGATTAAAACAAATTGGAGGGAGTACCTTATTTGCCGAAGTTGAACCATTATAAATTTGATATCCAATATTTAAACCTTGGTGAATGTGTACTCTTTCACTAAAATTAATATTCGAAATGTATCCTCTTGCAACCAAACAGTTTCTTTAAAGTGTGAGAGTTGCAGCAAAATGGAAAAAGGTAAATGATGCCCTAGACATTGCCACATTATTATCACGTTTGTCGACTTTGATAAACATAGTGGCCTTCCCTACAAGGTAATCGTTCCATGTCCTTtgacatgtactccctccgttcgggATTATAAGGCGAGTGCGTGTTTCTAGGTCATAAATTTAACCAACGTAATACACggaatatattttaatatatatatatatatatatatattattagaaagtttagatgttctactttctaataatattttttattttatataATTCGTGTTACGTTGGTCAAATTAACGACTTATATACGCATCGGCATTATAATCCCGAATGGAGGTAGTACATCGATATTTGAAGAATGCAAAACACATACACTTGCATGGACTTTTGGGGAACGAGGAGGAGTCCCTATTCTTTTCCTACGTGTAGGAACGAAATGAGGTGAACAGTGGCTCCCTAATTTAGAGAGGCCTAATGATTGA
It includes:
- the LOC127323736 gene encoding putative kinase-like protein TMKL1, which translates into the protein MHTATARAVLLLLFAGFIPLAVASSGDVALLLGKLKPALQGSVPNAQLATWNASTPLCLWRGLRWSTPAGEPLRCDTAAARANLSLSRDAALLLASIRLPAAALAGRLPPELGAFPALESVYLAANALSGVIPLELGNAPALSTLDLAGNALSGALPPSIWNLCDRLAELRLHGNALSGAIPAPAGPNGTCDSLRLLDLGANRFSGGFPSFLTAFRGLQRLDLGGNRLSGPVPESLAAMRSLQMLNLSYNNFSGPLPPAFSASAFTEESFLGNGPALCGQPLRQPCVSPSGLSSGGVAGVVIGLMAGIVVAASVCIGWAQGRWRRNRVRRAAEEGGEETEEGEGGEGKLVVFQGGEHLTLEEVLNATGQVVEKASYCTVYKAKLADGGGSIELRLLREGSCRDAASCGPAVRRIGRARHENLVPLRAFYQGRRGEKLLVYDYFPHRTLHDLLHAGGGLESRPALTWPRRHKIALGAARALAYLHEGRHGEAPVVHGNVRSSNVLVDEYFVARVTEYTVVGSRLLVPAAAEAVLAAAKADGYRAPELQSAKRCGPRTDVYAFGILLLEVLMGRKPSCAANAGDDLPSLVKAAVLEEATMEVFDAEVAKGVRSLAEEGLVQALKLAMGCCAPVAAARPSMAEVVRQLEENRPKNSRSALYSPAETRSEAGTPTTAA